One part of the Methylobacterium terrae genome encodes these proteins:
- a CDS encoding DUF1223 domain-containing protein: MMRAPLHRLLAGLVPVGLGLLGPARAGDAPPRAVVELFTSQGCSACPPADRLVTELARDPGVIALTLPVTYWDYLGWKDTLASTSFTARQRAYASMRGDRQVFTPQAVVNGAATVVGSDRAALERSIRDPGTAASLPVAIRSEGIQDRIVIDVGPAAEAGRTAELWLLPVARTREVAIGRGENRGRTVTYRNVVRGMHHVGSWRGAPAHYEVPRTALAEADADSYVVVLQAENNGPGRILGAAKGPGL; this comes from the coding sequence ATGATGCGCGCGCCCCTCCACCGCCTGCTCGCCGGCCTGGTCCCGGTCGGCCTCGGCCTCCTCGGTCCGGCGCGCGCCGGGGACGCGCCCCCGCGGGCGGTGGTCGAGCTGTTCACGAGCCAGGGCTGCTCCGCCTGCCCGCCGGCGGACCGGCTGGTGACGGAGCTCGCCCGCGACCCCGGGGTGATCGCCCTGACCCTGCCGGTGACCTACTGGGACTATCTCGGCTGGAAGGACACGCTCGCCAGCACCTCGTTCACGGCGCGCCAGCGCGCCTATGCGAGCATGCGCGGCGACCGCCAGGTCTTCACCCCGCAGGCGGTGGTGAACGGCGCCGCGACGGTGGTCGGGTCGGACCGGGCGGCGCTCGAGCGCAGCATCCGCGACCCCGGCACCGCCGCGAGCCTGCCGGTGGCGATCCGCAGCGAGGGGATCCAGGACCGCATCGTGATCGATGTCGGCCCGGCGGCGGAGGCCGGCCGTACCGCCGAATTGTGGCTTCTGCCCGTCGCCCGCACCCGCGAGGTCGCGATCGGCCGTGGCGAGAACCGGGGCCGCACCGTGACCTACCGCAACGTGGTGCGCGGCATGCACCATGTCGGCAGCTGGCGCGGGGCGCCCGCCCATTACGAGGTGCCGCGCACGGCCCTCGCGGAGGCCGATGCCGATTCCTACGTCGTGGTGCTCCAGGCCGAGAATAACGGGCCGGGGCGGATCCTCGGGGCGGCCAAGGGCCCGGGACTCTGA
- a CDS encoding NADP-dependent oxidoreductase — translation MTGPTDIPAYNLPDRNRRVLLVRRPAGIPQPEDFGLDAVAVPEPGPGEILVRNLYLSVDPAQRGWASAEANYSQPVPLGGPMRALAVGIVVRSNSPEVAEGGFLYGWFGWQDYAVVPVSAIFRRCTEAVPLSAHAGLLGLNGLTAHLGLTELGRPRPGETVLVSTAAGAVGSLVGQIARNLGCRPLGLTGDDAKVARCREAYGYAAAWNYRSGDWAEALREEAPDGVNVYFDNVGGPILDTALRRMAVAGRIVQCGTASVASWTEVPTGPRVEREILTRRLIWSGFVVLDHKARFEEAVAQLSGWYAEGRILLDEDVSEGIEAAPGAIAGLYRGENRGKRLIYVG, via the coding sequence GTGACCGGTCCGACCGACATTCCCGCCTACAACCTGCCCGACCGCAACCGCCGGGTGCTGCTCGTGCGCCGCCCCGCCGGCATCCCGCAACCCGAGGATTTCGGCCTCGACGCCGTCGCGGTGCCGGAGCCCGGCCCGGGCGAGATCCTGGTGCGCAACCTCTACCTCTCGGTCGACCCGGCCCAGCGCGGCTGGGCGAGCGCCGAGGCCAACTATTCCCAGCCCGTGCCCCTCGGCGGCCCGATGCGGGCGCTCGCGGTCGGCATCGTGGTGCGCTCGAACAGCCCCGAGGTGGCCGAGGGCGGCTTCCTGTACGGCTGGTTCGGCTGGCAGGATTACGCCGTGGTGCCGGTCTCGGCGATCTTCCGGCGCTGCACCGAGGCGGTGCCGCTCTCGGCCCATGCCGGGCTCCTCGGCCTCAACGGGCTCACCGCCCATCTCGGGCTGACCGAGCTCGGCCGGCCGCGACCGGGGGAGACCGTGCTGGTCTCGACCGCCGCCGGGGCGGTCGGCAGCCTCGTCGGCCAGATCGCCCGCAACCTCGGCTGCCGCCCGCTCGGCCTCACCGGCGACGACGCCAAGGTCGCCCGCTGCCGCGAGGCCTACGGCTACGCCGCCGCCTGGAACTACCGCAGCGGGGACTGGGCGGAAGCCCTGCGGGAAGAGGCGCCGGATGGGGTGAACGTCTACTTCGACAATGTCGGCGGGCCGATCCTCGATACGGCGCTTCGCCGGATGGCGGTGGCTGGGCGCATCGTCCAGTGCGGCACCGCCTCGGTCGCGAGCTGGACCGAGGTACCGACGGGCCCCCGCGTCGAGCGCGAGATCCTGACCCGGCGCCTGATCTGGAGCGGCTTCGTGGTGCTCGACCACAAGGCCCGCTTCGAGGAGGCGGTGGCGCAGCTTTCCGGCTGGTACGCCGAAGGCCGCATCCTCCTCGACGAGGACGTCTCCGAGGGCATCGAGGCCGCTCCCGGCGCGATCGCGGGGCTGTACCGCGGCGAGAACCGCGGCAAGCGGCTCATCTACGTGGGGTAG
- a CDS encoding aminopeptidase codes for MTNTPDFDARLDRLAEVAVRVGLGLRPGQELVMTAPLDALPLARRITVQAYRAGASVVTTLLADDQATLARFEHGHDDAFDRAASWLYEGMASAYRGGAARLAVSGDDPSLLAGQDPDKVARANRARSKAYMPALEQIANFATNWTIVSAASPAWARTVFPDLPEDQAVARLWDAIFSASRVDGPDPVGAWAAHNRALGDRTAALNGRRYAALHFRGPGTDLTVGLADDHEWCGGATTAKNGIVCNANIPTEEVFTTPHKMRVQGHVSATKPLSYQGTLIDGIAVRFEEGRIVEARARTGGDVLAKVIDTDEGARRLGEVALVPASSPISASGLLFCNTLYDENAASHIALGQAYSKCFRDGGAGMSEQDLTARGANRSLIHIDWMIGSAEVDVDGVTPEGRSEPLMRRGEWVD; via the coding sequence ATGACGAACACCCCCGACTTCGACGCCCGCCTCGACCGGCTCGCCGAGGTCGCCGTGCGGGTCGGGCTCGGGCTGCGGCCCGGGCAGGAGCTGGTGATGACGGCGCCCCTCGACGCGCTGCCGCTCGCCCGCCGCATCACCGTCCAGGCCTACAGGGCCGGCGCCTCGGTGGTGACGACCCTGCTCGCCGACGATCAGGCGACGCTCGCCCGCTTCGAGCACGGCCACGACGACGCCTTCGATCGTGCCGCGAGCTGGCTCTACGAGGGCATGGCGAGCGCCTACCGCGGCGGCGCGGCGCGCCTCGCCGTCTCGGGCGACGACCCCTCGCTGCTCGCCGGCCAGGATCCGGACAAGGTGGCGCGCGCCAACCGCGCCCGGTCGAAAGCCTACATGCCGGCGCTCGAGCAGATCGCCAACTTCGCCACCAACTGGACCATCGTCTCGGCGGCGAGCCCGGCCTGGGCCCGCACGGTGTTCCCGGACCTGCCCGAGGACCAGGCGGTCGCCCGGCTGTGGGACGCGATCTTCTCCGCCTCGCGCGTCGACGGACCCGATCCCGTCGGCGCCTGGGCGGCGCATAACCGGGCGCTCGGCGACCGGACCGCCGCGCTCAACGGGCGCCGCTACGCCGCCCTGCATTTCCGCGGGCCCGGCACCGACCTCACCGTCGGCCTCGCCGACGACCACGAGTGGTGCGGCGGCGCCACCACGGCGAAGAACGGGATCGTCTGCAACGCCAACATCCCGACCGAGGAGGTCTTCACGACGCCGCACAAGATGCGGGTCCAGGGCCATGTCAGCGCGACGAAGCCCCTCTCCTACCAGGGCACCCTGATCGACGGGATCGCGGTGCGCTTCGAGGAGGGCCGCATCGTCGAGGCGCGGGCCCGCACCGGGGGCGACGTGCTGGCGAAGGTCATCGACACCGACGAGGGCGCGCGCCGCCTCGGCGAGGTCGCGCTGGTGCCGGCCTCCTCGCCGATCTCGGCCTCGGGCCTCCTGTTCTGCAACACCCTCTACGACGAGAACGCCGCGAGCCACATCGCGCTCGGCCAGGCCTACAGCAAGTGTTTTCGCGATGGCGGCGCCGGAATGAGCGAGCAGGACCTGACCGCTCGCGGCGCCAACCGCAGCCTGATCCACATCGACTGGATGATCGGCTCGGCCGAGGTCGACGTCGACGGGGTGACGCCGGAGGGCAGATCCGAGCCGCTGATGCGCCGGGGCGAGTGGGTCGACTGA
- a CDS encoding DUF2218 domain-containing protein, whose translation MSDPVTLAAQARVETANASRYLTQLCKHWSHKFPDTTFTPERGVVPFGEDRRFTAEADPDGLTLRVEAADLETLTRMQGVVAEHLARFAFREDLGGIAWTRVG comes from the coding sequence GTGAGCGATCCCGTGACCCTGGCGGCCCAAGCACGCGTCGAGACGGCGAATGCGAGCCGCTACCTGACCCAGCTGTGCAAGCACTGGAGCCACAAGTTCCCCGACACGACCTTCACGCCCGAGCGCGGCGTGGTGCCGTTCGGGGAGGACCGCCGCTTCACCGCCGAGGCCGACCCCGACGGCCTGACCCTGCGGGTCGAGGCGGCGGACCTCGAGACCCTCACCCGGATGCAGGGCGTGGTCGCCGAGCACCTCGCCCGCTTCGCCTTCCGGGAGGATCTGGGCGGCATCGCCTGGACGCGGGTGGGGTGA
- a CDS encoding xanthine dehydrogenase family protein molybdopterin-binding subunit yields MNARPDARDFAAPQKFGIGQSVKRAEDPVLVRGEGRYTDDLALDGQAYGVFVRSPIAHGILRGIDAEAALGMPGVLRVVTAADLGGYGAIGNALPFKSQDGTPMRKPPQASLSTDRVRYVGEPVALVVAETLAEARDAAEAVVLDIEDLPVVTTPDEAAAEGAPLLHDDAPGNLALDFRTGDQAATEAAFAEAAHVASLDLLNNRLVINPMEPRAAIGVYEPEDGRFTLHVGSQGVFGLRNGLAEGVLKLPRDKVRVLTGNVGGSFGMKAPVYPEYLPLLHAAKLLGRPVKWTDLRSESFLSDHHGRDVAVTADLALAADGTFLAFRIKGRANMGGYLNPLSPLFQTVNIARNMVGVYRTPVFDVAVECLYTNTTPIGAYRGAGRPEGNYFIERLIDTAAAEMNIDRVSLRRRNHIRPADMPYRAPSGLTYDGGDFPAVLDRALAAADWDGFPARRAESEAKGKLRGIGIGDYLEITAPPTNEMGGIRFEADGTVTIVTGTLDYGQGHLTPFAQVLHDRLGIPVDRVRLLQGDSDQLIAGGGTGGSKSLMASGTALVEAGDLVIAKGREAAAAVLEAGPADIEFRDGRFTIAGTDRGIGLLELAAKVRAGLPDPAAPTSLDVAHTHKESPSAFPNGCHVAEVEVDPETGVATVVRYTTVNDFGTLVNPMLVEGQLHGGVVQGIGQALMERTAYDEQGQLVTGSFMDYCLPRASDAPFMGFESHAVPATTNPLGVKGCGEAGCAGSLPSVMNALVDALRPRGIRHINMPATPQAIWSALQRAGEAA; encoded by the coding sequence ATGAACGCCCGTCCCGACGCCCGCGACTTCGCAGCTCCGCAGAAATTCGGCATCGGCCAGTCCGTGAAGCGGGCCGAGGACCCGGTGCTGGTGCGGGGCGAGGGCCGCTACACCGACGACCTCGCGCTCGACGGCCAGGCCTACGGCGTCTTCGTGAGAAGCCCGATCGCCCACGGCATCCTGCGCGGCATCGACGCCGAGGCGGCGCTCGGGATGCCGGGCGTGCTGCGGGTGGTCACCGCCGCCGACCTCGGCGGTTACGGCGCGATCGGCAACGCCCTGCCATTCAAGAGCCAGGACGGCACGCCGATGCGCAAGCCGCCCCAGGCCTCGCTCAGCACCGACCGGGTGCGCTACGTCGGCGAGCCGGTGGCGCTGGTGGTGGCCGAGACCCTGGCCGAGGCCCGCGACGCCGCGGAGGCCGTGGTGCTCGACATCGAGGACCTGCCCGTCGTCACGACCCCCGACGAGGCCGCCGCCGAGGGCGCGCCGCTCCTCCACGACGACGCGCCCGGCAACCTGGCGCTCGATTTTCGCACCGGCGACCAGGCGGCGACGGAGGCGGCTTTCGCCGAGGCGGCCCACGTCGCCTCCCTCGACCTTCTCAACAACCGCCTCGTCATCAACCCGATGGAGCCGCGCGCCGCGATCGGCGTGTACGAGCCGGAGGACGGGCGCTTCACCCTCCATGTCGGCTCCCAGGGCGTGTTCGGCCTGCGCAACGGCCTCGCCGAGGGCGTGCTGAAGCTGCCACGCGACAAGGTGCGGGTGCTCACCGGCAATGTCGGCGGCTCGTTCGGCATGAAGGCGCCGGTCTACCCCGAGTACCTGCCGCTCCTGCACGCCGCGAAGCTGCTGGGCCGGCCGGTGAAGTGGACCGACCTGCGCTCCGAGAGCTTCCTGTCCGACCATCACGGCCGCGACGTCGCGGTGACGGCGGACCTCGCGCTCGCCGCGGACGGCACCTTCCTGGCCTTCCGGATCAAGGGGCGGGCCAACATGGGCGGCTACCTCAACCCGCTCTCGCCCCTGTTCCAGACCGTCAACATCGCCCGCAACATGGTCGGCGTGTACCGCACCCCGGTCTTCGACGTGGCGGTGGAGTGCCTGTACACCAACACCACGCCGATCGGCGCGTACCGGGGCGCCGGGCGGCCCGAGGGCAACTACTTCATCGAGCGCCTGATCGACACGGCCGCCGCCGAGATGAACATCGACCGGGTGAGCTTGCGCCGCCGCAACCACATCCGCCCGGCCGACATGCCCTACCGGGCCCCGTCCGGCCTCACCTACGACGGCGGCGACTTCCCGGCGGTGCTCGACCGGGCGCTCGCGGCCGCGGACTGGGACGGCTTTCCGGCCCGGCGCGCCGAGAGCGAGGCCAAGGGCAAGTTGCGCGGCATCGGCATCGGCGACTACCTCGAGATCACGGCGCCGCCGACGAACGAGATGGGCGGCATCCGCTTCGAGGCCGACGGCACGGTGACGATCGTCACCGGCACCCTCGATTACGGCCAGGGCCACCTGACGCCCTTCGCCCAGGTGCTGCACGACCGCCTCGGCATCCCGGTCGACCGCGTGCGCCTGCTCCAGGGCGACAGCGACCAGCTCATCGCCGGCGGCGGCACCGGCGGCTCGAAGTCGCTGATGGCGAGCGGCACGGCTCTGGTCGAGGCCGGCGACCTCGTCATCGCCAAGGGCCGCGAGGCGGCCGCCGCGGTGCTGGAGGCGGGCCCCGCCGACATCGAGTTCCGCGACGGCCGCTTCACCATCGCGGGCACCGACCGGGGCATCGGCCTCCTGGAACTGGCCGCCAAGGTGCGCGCGGGCCTGCCCGACCCGGCGGCGCCGACGAGCCTCGACGTCGCCCACACCCACAAGGAATCGCCCTCGGCCTTCCCGAACGGCTGCCACGTCGCCGAGGTCGAGGTCGATCCCGAGACCGGCGTCGCCACGGTGGTGCGCTACACCACCGTCAACGATTTCGGCACGCTGGTGAACCCGATGCTGGTGGAAGGCCAGCTCCACGGCGGCGTGGTCCAGGGCATCGGCCAGGCGCTCATGGAGCGCACGGCCTACGACGAGCAGGGCCAGCTCGTCACCGGCTCGTTCATGGATTACTGCCTGCCGCGGGCCTCCGACGCGCCGTTCATGGGCTTCGAGAGCCACGCCGTGCCCGCCACCACCAACCCGCTCGGGGTGAAGGGCTGCGGCGAGGCGGGCTGCGCCGGCTCGCTGCCGTCGGTGATGAACGCCCTCGTCGATGCGCTTCGCCCCCGCGGCATCCGCCACATCAACATGCCGGCGACGCCGCAGGCGATCTGGTCGGCGCTCCAGCGGGCGGGAGAGGCCGCGTGA
- a CDS encoding LysE family translocator has product MTLSINLPLILSAAFVASASPGPATLAIADTAMQAGRRAGLTLALGVATGSLTWSIAAALGLAAVMASSAWVLEILRYAGGAYLMLLAVKSARSAIKGPPSAARPEAAPSRIDSRKPDLRRTYVKGLALHLTNPKAILFFGSLYTLGLSGRTSPGELALVIAAVGLQSTLIFTGYAWLFSNRRMAAGYRRLRRWFDGAFAALFAGLSLKILTARLTP; this is encoded by the coding sequence ATGACCCTCTCGATCAACCTCCCGCTGATCCTCTCGGCGGCCTTCGTCGCCAGCGCCAGCCCCGGCCCGGCGACGCTGGCGATCGCCGACACGGCGATGCAGGCCGGGCGCCGCGCCGGCCTGACGCTCGCGCTCGGCGTCGCGACCGGGTCGCTGACCTGGTCGATCGCCGCGGCGCTCGGGCTCGCGGCGGTGATGGCCTCGAGCGCCTGGGTCCTCGAGATCCTGCGCTACGCCGGCGGTGCCTACCTGATGCTCCTGGCGGTCAAGTCGGCCCGCAGCGCGATCAAGGGACCGCCTTCTGCCGCCCGGCCCGAGGCCGCGCCCTCGCGCATCGATTCCAGGAAGCCCGACCTCCGGCGAACCTACGTCAAGGGTCTCGCCCTCCACCTGACCAACCCGAAGGCGATCCTGTTCTTCGGCTCCCTCTACACCCTGGGACTCTCGGGCCGGACCTCGCCCGGGGAGCTGGCCCTGGTCATCGCCGCGGTCGGCCTGCAGAGCACGCTGATCTTCACCGGCTACGCCTGGCTGTTCTCGAACCGCCGCATGGCCGCCGGCTACCGCCGCCTGCGGCGCTGGTTCGACGGCGCCTTCGCGGCGCTCTTCGCGGGGCTCAGCCTGAAAATCCTCACCGCGCGGCTGACGCCGTGA
- a CDS encoding acyl carrier protein, translating to MAALAPLFEEVFGEAVPLTPDLSAEDVEGWDSTRMIELVIAVEARFALKLTTREVDGLATVGDLAALVARKAAR from the coding sequence ATGGCGGCCCTGGCGCCGCTGTTCGAGGAGGTGTTCGGCGAGGCGGTTCCGCTCACGCCGGACCTCTCCGCCGAGGATGTCGAGGGCTGGGACTCGACCCGGATGATCGAGCTCGTCATCGCGGTCGAGGCGCGGTTTGCCCTCAAGCTCACCACCCGGGAGGTCGACGGGCTCGCGACCGTCGGCGACCTCGCGGCGCTGGTCGCCCGCAAGGCGGCGCGGTGA
- a CDS encoding HAD-IIIC family phosphatase: MTADLSWLPAPPPDFAARLAALDGLPGAWDALVALARTRLDPARTNRLDRTLRRRVPDREPVRLALLGSSTLSHLAAGIRVGALRRDLPLTVIEGPYGQYRETIDGEALRAARPDTVLLALDAIDLLGPGDPAAGPEAAGIAGALDGLKRLWARARAAHRCTIIQQTLLPTALPLLGGNEHRMPGSLAARTLHLNAALREAAAEEGVDLLALDEAVARHGLDAWHDPALWLRARQAVTPAAGPLYGDLVARLVGARLGRSAKALVLDLDDTLWGGTIGEDGLAGIVVGQGSALGESVLALQAYARDLARRGIVLAACSKNDPALARLPFAAHPDMLLRLPDFAAFAANWDDKATNLRRIAAELRLGLDALVFVDDNPFERALVREHLPMVAVPEVPDEPALVARCLADAGYFEAVSLTDEDRGRAEAYARRIVTTGEAADDTAGTDLAGTLAGLGMRLTWRPFDAIGLPRIVQLVSKTNQFNLTARRLREPEAAALIDDPGTLTLQLRLTDRLGDSGVIAVAIGRLAEGDLVIETWLMSCRVLGRRVEEGTLAALAAEAGRRGARRLVGHYRPSGRNGMVADLYPRLGFTADGQGEEGGRWVLDLAGYAPPGDLPMVVEAA; the protein is encoded by the coding sequence GTGACGGCCGACCTCTCTTGGCTGCCCGCGCCGCCGCCGGACTTCGCCGCCCGGCTCGCCGCGCTCGACGGCCTGCCCGGGGCCTGGGACGCGCTCGTCGCGCTCGCCCGCACCCGGCTCGACCCGGCGCGGACCAACCGGCTCGACCGAACGCTGCGGCGGCGCGTCCCGGACCGTGAGCCCGTCCGCCTCGCGCTCCTCGGCTCCTCGACGCTCTCGCACCTCGCCGCCGGGATCCGGGTCGGGGCTTTGCGTCGCGATCTCCCGCTCACGGTGATCGAGGGGCCGTATGGCCAGTACCGCGAGACGATCGACGGCGAGGCCCTGCGCGCCGCCCGGCCCGACACCGTGCTCCTCGCCCTCGACGCCATCGATCTCCTGGGGCCGGGCGATCCCGCCGCCGGGCCGGAGGCCGCGGGCATCGCGGGCGCCCTCGACGGCCTGAAGCGCTTGTGGGCGCGGGCGCGGGCCGCCCATCGCTGCACGATCATCCAGCAGACGCTGCTGCCGACAGCGCTGCCGCTGCTGGGGGGCAACGAGCACCGGATGCCGGGCTCGCTCGCCGCCCGCACCCTGCACCTCAACGCCGCCCTGCGGGAGGCGGCTGCCGAGGAGGGGGTCGATCTCCTCGCCCTCGACGAGGCGGTCGCGCGCCACGGCCTCGACGCCTGGCACGATCCGGCCCTCTGGCTGCGGGCCCGCCAGGCGGTGACGCCGGCCGCCGGCCCGCTCTACGGCGACCTCGTCGCCCGCCTCGTCGGCGCGCGGCTCGGCCGCTCGGCCAAGGCGCTGGTGCTCGACCTCGACGACACGCTGTGGGGCGGGACGATCGGCGAGGACGGCCTTGCGGGCATCGTCGTCGGGCAGGGCAGCGCGCTCGGAGAATCCGTCCTGGCCCTGCAAGCCTACGCCCGCGACCTTGCCCGCCGCGGCATCGTGCTCGCCGCCTGCTCGAAGAACGATCCCGCCCTGGCACGGCTGCCCTTCGCCGCGCATCCCGACATGCTCCTGCGCCTGCCCGACTTCGCCGCCTTCGCGGCGAACTGGGACGACAAGGCGACGAACCTCCGGCGCATCGCGGCAGAGCTCCGGCTCGGGCTCGACGCCCTCGTCTTCGTCGACGACAACCCCTTCGAGCGCGCCCTGGTGCGCGAGCACCTGCCGATGGTGGCGGTGCCGGAGGTGCCCGACGAGCCGGCGCTGGTCGCTCGCTGCCTCGCGGATGCGGGCTACTTCGAGGCCGTGTCCCTCACCGACGAGGATCGCGGCCGGGCCGAGGCCTACGCGCGCCGGATCGTGACGACCGGGGAAGCCGCCGACGACACCGCCGGGACCGATCTGGCGGGCACCCTGGCGGGGCTCGGCATGCGGCTCACCTGGCGCCCGTTCGACGCGATCGGGCTCCCGCGCATCGTTCAGCTCGTCAGCAAGACGAACCAGTTCAACCTGACCGCCCGGCGCCTGCGCGAGCCCGAGGCCGCCGCGCTGATCGACGATCCCGGCACCCTGACGCTTCAGCTGCGCCTGACCGACCGCCTCGGCGACAGCGGCGTGATCGCGGTGGCGATCGGCCGGCTCGCGGAGGGCGACCTCGTGATCGAGACCTGGCTGATGAGCTGCCGGGTGCTCGGGCGGCGCGTCGAGGAGGGCACGCTCGCCGCGCTCGCCGCGGAAGCCGGGCGCCGCGGCGCCCGGCGCCTCGTCGGACACTATCGCCCGAGCGGGCGCAACGGGATGGTGGCGGACCTCTACCCGCGCCTCGGCTTCACCGCGGACGGGCAGGGCGAGGAGGGGGGACGCTGGGTGCTCGACCTCGCCGGATACGCGCCGCCGGGGGATCTGCCGATGGTCGTGGAAGCGGCATAA
- a CDS encoding FAD-binding oxidoreductase, protein MTHSLLDTIAARLGPAHVLTDETDLAPHLAETRGLYRGRALAVLRPRDTDEVAFAMRACAEARVPVVAHGGNTGLVGGGVPFGGVVISLARLDRVRAVDPLDATITVEAGCVLANVQAAAEGAGMLFPLSLASEGSCRIGGNLATNAGGTAVLAYGNARELTLGLEVVLADGQVWNGLRALRKDNSGYDLKNLFVGSEGTLGIITAAVLRLHPRPVSKATAFLGLASARAALDAFGALRDRLGPRLTAFEYVPRFPLEVVLRHLPGAVRPLEGDHHSYALVELSSPASDAHEELEARLAELIDAGLAEDAVLAQSEAQGAALWRLRESLSEMQGYEGGSIKHDVSVPVSRVAEFLERAGAACEAALPGVRVCAFGHFGDGNIHFNLTQPVGAEKAAFLAEWPRFNRIVHDIVHAMDGSIAAEHGVGLIKRDELPRYKDPVALDLMRRLKGALDPHGLLNPGKVLAGEGGPEAFPAKAAGSVTAARSGTAA, encoded by the coding sequence GTGACCCACAGCCTCCTCGACACGATCGCGGCCCGCCTCGGGCCGGCGCACGTCCTCACCGACGAGACGGATCTCGCCCCGCACCTCGCCGAGACCCGCGGCCTCTATCGCGGCAGGGCGCTCGCGGTCCTTCGCCCGCGCGACACCGACGAGGTCGCCTTCGCGATGCGGGCCTGCGCCGAGGCGCGGGTGCCGGTGGTGGCCCATGGCGGCAATACCGGGCTCGTCGGCGGCGGCGTGCCGTTCGGCGGCGTGGTGATCTCGCTCGCGCGCCTCGACCGGGTGCGGGCGGTCGATCCCCTCGACGCCACCATCACGGTCGAGGCCGGCTGCGTGCTGGCGAACGTCCAGGCGGCGGCGGAAGGAGCCGGCATGCTGTTCCCGCTCTCGCTCGCCTCCGAGGGCTCGTGCCGCATCGGCGGCAACCTCGCCACCAATGCCGGCGGCACCGCGGTGCTCGCCTACGGCAATGCCCGCGAGCTGACGCTCGGCCTCGAGGTGGTGCTGGCCGACGGGCAGGTCTGGAACGGGCTCAGGGCCCTGCGCAAGGACAATTCCGGCTACGACCTGAAGAACCTCTTCGTCGGTTCGGAGGGCACGCTCGGCATCATCACGGCGGCCGTGCTGCGGCTGCACCCCCGGCCCGTCTCGAAGGCGACGGCGTTCCTGGGTCTCGCCTCCGCGCGGGCCGCGCTCGACGCCTTCGGGGCCCTGCGCGACCGGCTCGGGCCGCGGCTGACCGCCTTCGAGTACGTGCCGCGCTTCCCCCTCGAGGTGGTGCTGCGCCACCTGCCCGGCGCCGTGCGGCCGCTCGAAGGCGACCATCACTCCTACGCACTCGTCGAGCTCTCCTCGCCGGCCTCCGACGCCCACGAGGAGCTGGAGGCGCGCCTCGCCGAGCTGATCGATGCCGGGCTCGCCGAGGACGCGGTCCTGGCCCAGAGCGAGGCGCAGGGAGCCGCCCTGTGGCGCCTGCGCGAGAGCCTGTCGGAGATGCAGGGGTACGAGGGCGGCTCGATCAAGCACGACGTCTCGGTGCCGGTCTCCCGGGTGGCGGAATTCCTGGAGCGGGCGGGTGCCGCCTGCGAGGCGGCCCTGCCGGGGGTGCGGGTCTGCGCCTTCGGGCATTTCGGCGACGGCAACATCCACTTCAACCTGACCCAGCCGGTCGGGGCCGAGAAGGCGGCCTTCCTCGCCGAGTGGCCGCGCTTCAACCGCATCGTCCACGACATCGTCCACGCGATGGACGGGTCGATCGCGGCCGAGCACGGCGTCGGCCTGATCAAGCGCGACGAGCTGCCCCGCTACAAGGACCCGGTCGCCCTCGACCTGATGCGCCGCCTCAAGGGCGCGCTCGATCCGCACGGGCTGCTCAATCCCGGCAAGGTGCTGGCCGGGGAAGGCGGGCCGGAGGCGTTCCCCGCCAAGGCCGCGGGTTCCGTGACGGCGGCACGGTCCGGCACGGCCGCATGA
- a CDS encoding fumarylacetoacetate hydrolase family protein, protein MLSVIPNPPRTALPIQGTDDLFPVRRVYCVGRNFAAHAREMGADPTREPPFFFMKPADALQVVPDGQAVEHPYPPKTENYHHEVELVVALAKGGRDIPVADALDHVYGYGVGLDMTRRDLQDDAKALRRSWELGKASDLSGPVGTLKPASVIGHPDKGAITLSVDGALRQKGDLSDMIWSVAEQIAYLSTYFALEPGDVIFAGTPEGVGAVTRGQTMVGTIEGVGEIRLTVV, encoded by the coding sequence ATGCTCTCCGTGATCCCGAACCCGCCGCGCACCGCGCTCCCGATCCAAGGCACCGACGACCTGTTCCCCGTGCGCCGGGTCTACTGCGTCGGGCGCAACTTCGCCGCCCATGCCCGCGAGATGGGCGCCGACCCGACCCGCGAGCCGCCGTTCTTCTTCATGAAACCCGCCGACGCGCTCCAGGTGGTGCCGGACGGGCAGGCGGTCGAGCATCCCTACCCGCCGAAGACCGAGAACTACCATCACGAGGTCGAGCTGGTGGTGGCGCTGGCCAAGGGCGGGCGCGACATCCCGGTCGCGGACGCCCTCGACCACGTCTACGGCTACGGCGTCGGCCTCGACATGACCCGGCGCGACCTGCAAGACGACGCCAAGGCGCTGCGCCGCTCCTGGGAGCTCGGCAAGGCCTCCGACCTGTCGGGCCCGGTCGGCACCCTCAAGCCCGCCTCGGTCATCGGCCACCCGGACAAGGGTGCGATCACGCTCTCGGTCGACGGCGCCTTACGCCAGAAGGGCGATCTCTCCGACATGATCTGGTCGGTCGCCGAGCAGATCGCGTATCTCTCGACCTACTTCGCGCTCGAGCCCGGCGACGTGATCTTCGCCGGCACGCCGGAGGGCGTCGGCGCGGTCACCCGCGGCCAGACCATGGTCGGGACGATCGAGGGCGTCGGCGAGATCCGCCTGACGGTGGTCTGA